The following coding sequences lie in one Bacteroidota bacterium genomic window:
- a CDS encoding S8 family serine peptidase produces the protein MRRTLIFIILLWALGYVPASAQQPDSDKLQVLIEQLNVKDMARKTRVDAYLQATGLNLRQEEAGRVWQLVEVQDGKPFYFITHNLGAATAHKANQVWPGGSTGFNLNGSGVNLGIWDEGKVRHTHQEFFDGSSSRVTQVDGATSLSNHATHVAGTLAAAGTDANAKGMSFAAQLKAYDWNSDETEMATAAAGGLRVSQHSYGYVTGWAQGTFSGNSGWHWFGDAVVSASEDYYWGFYSDQAHDWDQIAHNAPYYLIVKSAGNDRGEGPAPAAPHYFMDPSMGYTWQSSTATRSLDGGTSGYDCISHSAVAKNLLTVGAVTSAGAMSTFSGWGPTDDGRIKPDIVAKGVNVYSSTASSNTSYAYYNGTSMAGPVVSGAVGLLLQHQENLHPGTPLRAATLKGLLIHTADDMVSGAPGPDYRFGWGMLDVKKAAELMQANAGNNAHIRELTLNNSQTIRIPLQATGSEPLRITCSWTDLPGNPPAASLNPTTSMLVNDLDIRLTDAFGNQHFPYILNPASPAAAATTGDNSRDNVEMIHLSSPPAGTIYMLTVSHKGTLTGGSQAFSLIISGNQALDEKTILGAADQASNYTSWTHGSNQGDGFGAWEFENANAPGGYSGFYIGNPADAGISGMSSTAFGLYANPDNPGNYARADRKFASPLPVGATFSLKWGVNWDSEGIGNKGLSLFSNGTEIININMGGSALITINGSPMFNYYGTNAMTLNFKMESATQLRVWGTGRDGSESYNVVHAVSGAPDAVRLYASALKSGDQRQPYFDQLSISSDPTTYSSTETVHVAGKVILADNLSVKNIIIEGNNKLIVPQGRTLTATTHIYNSAGNGGLTIESNASGSGSLLHYNPLNATIQRYVPGSSLATATRYHLVSVPLATSNNPLSGLFTGSYLFRFDADPGSWVGLGASTTTPLDVSRGYMIWYTGSNITFNFAGLLNNGSFSTLVASTSADRYNLVPNPYPSAIDWDAATGWTKTNLHNAIYIWNRNTGNYATYISGVGTNGGTQYIAPGQSFFVRSSAASAGLQMNDDVRLHHSTPFLQPPQPGKTIRLSTANSEGSDETIIRFLAGATDGFDFDYDAEKLAGQAVAPQLASLIESGQMMSINTFDDGFKQLAIPVSFASQTTGEYELSSFLSGDLLNKYVVLLEDLHTGSLHQLSDSAAAYSFTHDAGNPALRFMLHLTGITHLDEPANAETRIWNYGQRIYIHHAKPGETLRIRLLDAGGRILLEQQSNSPTLSLEPKAPKGLLIVEVAGKKGITRKKLIF, from the coding sequence ATGCGTAGAACTCTCATCTTCATCATACTGCTATGGGCACTCGGATATGTTCCGGCTTCTGCCCAGCAGCCCGACAGCGACAAGCTCCAGGTGCTCATCGAACAACTGAATGTAAAAGATATGGCCAGAAAAACCCGTGTGGATGCATACCTGCAGGCCACCGGACTGAATCTCCGGCAGGAGGAGGCTGGCCGTGTGTGGCAGCTGGTGGAAGTGCAGGATGGAAAGCCGTTCTACTTCATCACCCACAACCTGGGTGCAGCCACGGCACACAAGGCCAATCAGGTTTGGCCCGGCGGCTCTACCGGATTTAACCTGAACGGCAGCGGTGTGAACCTGGGCATCTGGGATGAAGGCAAAGTGCGCCATACCCATCAGGAATTTTTTGATGGCAGCTCTTCGAGGGTCACCCAGGTGGATGGAGCAACTTCACTCAGCAACCATGCCACCCACGTGGCGGGCACCCTGGCTGCTGCCGGAACCGACGCCAATGCCAAAGGAATGTCGTTTGCAGCACAGCTGAAAGCCTACGACTGGAACAGCGATGAAACCGAAATGGCTACGGCGGCTGCCGGCGGACTGCGTGTGTCGCAACACTCTTACGGCTATGTTACCGGCTGGGCGCAAGGTACCTTTTCGGGCAACTCAGGCTGGCATTGGTTTGGCGATGCCGTTGTGAGTGCTTCGGAGGATTATTATTGGGGTTTTTATAGCGATCAGGCCCACGACTGGGACCAGATTGCCCACAATGCACCCTATTACCTGATCGTGAAATCGGCCGGCAACGACCGTGGCGAAGGCCCCGCCCCTGCTGCTCCACACTATTTTATGGACCCCTCAATGGGTTACACCTGGCAATCGAGCACTGCCACCCGCAGCCTGGATGGAGGCACGAGCGGATACGATTGCATCTCGCATTCGGCTGTGGCCAAAAACTTGCTGACTGTGGGCGCGGTAACAAGTGCAGGCGCGATGAGTACGTTCAGTGGCTGGGGGCCGACGGACGACGGCCGGATCAAACCCGATATCGTGGCCAAAGGGGTAAATGTTTATTCTTCAACGGCATCCTCCAATACATCCTATGCGTATTACAACGGTACCTCCATGGCCGGCCCGGTGGTATCCGGTGCGGTGGGTTTGCTGCTGCAGCATCAGGAAAACCTTCATCCCGGTACGCCCCTGCGCGCTGCAACCCTCAAAGGACTGCTCATTCACACGGCCGACGATATGGTAAGCGGCGCCCCAGGTCCGGATTACCGCTTTGGCTGGGGCATGCTCGATGTGAAAAAAGCTGCCGAGCTCATGCAGGCCAATGCGGGCAACAACGCCCACATCCGCGAGCTGACGCTCAACAACAGCCAGACCATCCGCATCCCCCTTCAGGCCACCGGCAGCGAGCCGCTTCGCATCACCTGCAGCTGGACCGACCTTCCGGGCAACCCGCCTGCAGCCTCGCTTAACCCCACGACCTCCATGCTGGTGAACGATCTGGACATCAGGTTAACTGATGCATTTGGCAATCAGCACTTTCCCTACATCCTGAACCCGGCCAGCCCGGCTGCGGCAGCTACCACAGGCGACAACAGCCGCGACAACGTGGAAATGATCCACCTGAGCTCGCCCCCTGCGGGCACCATTTACATGCTCACAGTGAGTCACAAAGGCACACTTACCGGTGGCAGCCAGGCATTTTCGCTCATCATAAGCGGCAACCAGGCACTTGATGAAAAAACCATCCTGGGCGCCGCCGATCAGGCCTCCAACTATACCTCATGGACACATGGCTCCAACCAGGGCGATGGTTTTGGCGCATGGGAATTTGAGAACGCGAATGCACCGGGCGGATACTCCGGATTTTATATCGGCAATCCCGCCGATGCCGGCATCTCGGGCATGAGCAGCACCGCTTTCGGGCTATATGCCAATCCGGACAATCCGGGCAATTATGCCCGTGCCGACCGCAAATTTGCCAGTCCGCTTCCAGTGGGCGCCACCTTCAGCCTGAAATGGGGCGTAAACTGGGACAGCGAGGGCATTGGCAACAAAGGCCTCAGCCTGTTTAGCAATGGCACCGAAATTATCAACATCAACATGGGTGGAAGTGCCCTGATCACCATCAACGGCTCGCCGATGTTCAACTATTATGGCACCAACGCCATGACCCTCAACTTCAAGATGGAAAGCGCCACACAATTAAGGGTATGGGGTACAGGCCGCGATGGGAGTGAGTCGTATAACGTAGTACACGCAGTTTCAGGTGCACCGGATGCTGTCAGGCTTTATGCCTCCGCCCTAAAAAGCGGCGATCAGCGCCAACCCTATTTCGATCAACTGAGCATCAGCAGCGACCCCACCACATACAGCAGCACCGAAACAGTCCATGTAGCAGGAAAGGTGATTCTGGCTGACAATCTCAGCGTAAAAAACATAATTATCGAAGGAAACAACAAACTCATTGTACCACAGGGACGTACATTGACCGCTACGACCCACATTTACAACAGTGCAGGTAACGGCGGGCTGACAATTGAGTCGAACGCAAGCGGCAGCGGGTCGTTGTTGCACTATAATCCGCTGAATGCCACTATACAACGCTATGTGCCGGGCAGCAGCCTGGCCACAGCCACGCGATACCACCTCGTGTCGGTGCCCCTGGCAACTTCGAACAATCCGCTTTCGGGCCTTTTCACAGGTTCCTATCTGTTCCGCTTCGATGCCGATCCGGGCAGCTGGGTTGGTCTGGGAGCTTCCACCACCACACCCCTCGATGTGAGCCGGGGGTATATGATCTGGTACACCGGCAGCAATATCACCTTCAACTTTGCCGGACTGTTGAACAACGGCAGTTTCAGCACCCTGGTTGCCTCCACCTCAGCCGACCGCTACAACCTGGTGCCCAACCCCTACCCTTCGGCCATTGACTGGGATGCAGCCACTGGCTGGACAAAAACCAACCTGCACAATGCCATCTACATCTGGAACAGGAACACAGGCAACTATGCCACCTACATTTCAGGTGTAGGTACCAATGGCGGCACGCAGTACATCGCTCCCGGACAATCGTTTTTTGTGCGCAGCTCCGCCGCATCGGCAGGCCTGCAGATGAACGACGATGTGCGCCTGCACCACAGCACGCCTTTTCTGCAGCCCCCTCAGCCGGGCAAAACAATCCGGCTGAGCACAGCCAACAGTGAGGGCAGCGATGAAACCATCATCAGGTTCCTAGCCGGGGCCACCGACGGCTTCGACTTTGATTATGATGCTGAAAAACTTGCCGGGCAGGCTGTTGCACCCCAGTTGGCCAGCCTGATCGAAAGCGGACAGATGATGAGCATCAACACCTTTGACGACGGCTTCAAACAGCTTGCGATACCTGTGAGCTTTGCATCACAAACCACGGGCGAATACGAGCTAAGTTCTTTTCTATCAGGCGATTTGTTGAATAAATATGTGGTTTTGCTGGAAGACCTGCACACGGGCAGCTTACATCAGCTTTCCGATTCGGCTGCTGCGTACAGTTTTACGCACGATGCCGGAAATCCCGCCCTTCGCTTCATGCTGCATCTCACCGGCATCACACATCTGGATGAGCCGGCAAATGCCGAAACCAGAATATGGAACTATGGCCAGCGCATTTATATCCATCATGCAAAGCCTGGCGAAACCCTCAGAATCCGTCTCCTGGATGCGGGTGGCCGGATATTGCTGGAACAACAATCGAACAGCCCGACGCTGAGCTTAGAGCCTAAAGCGCCCAAAGGTTTGCTGATTGTGGAAGTTGCAGGCAAAAAGGGCATTACCCGCAAGAAGCTGATATTCTGA
- a CDS encoding helix-hairpin-helix domain-containing protein: MWHNIVKFWLSFTRREQLAILILSAIILVVVSIRFFASQFVAPPPSDLSKALLLASKTLPNEPVDTTGNFRNEIENQVSDHRAALTPFPFDPNTAGADSLSALGLKPGQVRNVLNYRARGGRFRTAEDFGKLFSISEQEFAQLAPYIRISGGMTPQTREKDQASVITDPAPVKPSLTIVELNEADSVALAALPGSGPWTAHRIVRYRQSLGGYVEFEQLLEVKGIDSLKFAAMRPWLTLNSNNIRPLRINYLDFRELIRHPYLNFEQVKAIVNHRDRRGFIRNTEELRGMPQFESEDIARLQPYLKFD, from the coding sequence ATGTGGCACAACATTGTGAAATTCTGGTTGAGTTTTACCCGCCGCGAACAATTGGCCATCCTGATACTGTCGGCAATTATCCTCGTGGTGGTTAGCATCCGGTTTTTTGCATCGCAATTTGTTGCGCCACCGCCTTCCGACCTGAGCAAAGCCCTGCTGCTGGCTTCAAAAACACTGCCAAACGAACCGGTAGATACGACCGGAAACTTTCGGAATGAAATTGAAAATCAGGTATCTGACCATAGAGCCGCACTTACCCCTTTTCCTTTCGACCCCAATACTGCAGGTGCGGACAGCCTGAGTGCGCTTGGCCTGAAACCCGGGCAAGTCAGAAACGTCCTGAACTACCGTGCCAGGGGCGGACGATTCAGAACGGCGGAAGATTTTGGCAAACTGTTCAGCATCAGTGAGCAAGAATTTGCACAGCTGGCGCCCTACATCAGGATATCTGGTGGTATGACACCTCAGACCAGGGAAAAAGATCAGGCCAGCGTAATAACAGACCCGGCACCCGTCAAACCATCGCTCACAATTGTGGAGCTCAACGAAGCCGACTCTGTCGCCCTGGCTGCACTTCCCGGCTCAGGGCCATGGACAGCCCATCGCATTGTGCGCTACAGACAATCATTGGGTGGCTATGTGGAATTTGAACAATTGCTGGAAGTCAAAGGCATCGACAGCCTGAAATTTGCAGCCATGCGCCCCTGGCTCACCCTCAACAGCAACAACATCCGACCTCTGCGCATCAATTACCTCGATTTCAGGGAATTGATCCGGCATCCTTACCTGAATTTTGAACAGGTGAAAGCCATCGTAAACCACCGCGACCGCCGCGGATTCATCCGAAACACCGAAGAACTGCGCGGGATGCCGCAATTCGAATCTGAAGATATTGCGCGTTTGCAGCCCTACCTGAAATTCGACTGA